Sequence from the Maribellus comscasis genome:
TTCAAAAAATAAAAGCAATGGTGGTTATGGGGCTATTACGTTCGGATACACACAAATAGACGGGAAAGATGCTTTTATTTCCGGGGGGCGTGGTGCTTTCATTTTTGATCACTCGCTTGCGATTGGATTGGGAGGTTACGGTTTTGTAAACAACCTCGATTATCATACCTATTACGATAGCCATCCGTTGGATTACACGCTGGCAGGAGGTTACGGAGGTATTTTCATCGAACCTATTGTAGGAGGAACAATGCCGGTACACCTGTCATTCCCTGTTCTTTTTGGCCTTGGCGGAGTTGCACTGATTGAAGACTACGGCTGGGATTACCGGGACGTTCATCCTTTTGATGAACTCGATCACGACCTGTTTTTTGTAGTTGAACCTGCCGCGGAACTGGAGTTTAATCTTACACGCTGGTTTAGAGTTGCTGCAACTGCAAGTTATCGGTTTACTTCAAATATCGATTTATACGATACTGACGAAGACGTTTTACGAGGGCTGAATTTCGGGCTTACCTGTAAATTTGGTAAGTTTTAAAACAAAAAGAGGTTGTCTATCCCGACAACCTCTTTCCTTTTTTATATAAACAGATTTTTACATTTTTACATAATCCTGGCTATTTAACCACTCCACACTTTTCTGGCAGCTTATAATCGGTTCAAAATTGTACTCTTCTACTTCAACAATACCATACTTAAATCCTGATTTTTCTTTTTCGGCAAATATCGATTCAAAATCAATGTTCCCACTGGCACCAACTTCCTCTTTGTCTTTAATATGCCACAATTCAAATCTTCCCGCGTAGGTATTAAAATAGTCCACAGGTTCTTTCCCTCCTTCAATAATCCAGTACAAATCCAACTGAAACATCACTTTTTCAGGATCTGTTAATTCCAACATCCAGTCGTAAACAGGTTTACCTTCCAGCTCAGTTGTAAACTCTTTGGCGTGATTATGATACCCAAAACGAATTCCCGCAGCATTACACTTTTCACCAACGGCATCAAAATAAGCGCAGTACCGCTTTAATCCATCCAGACTTTCATAGCCAACACCCCCCATCCAGGGCTGAACAATCCATTTCACACCTGCTGATTTGTGTGCTGCAATACATTCATCCCACCAGGCCATCGTACTTTCCCAATTGGTTGAGTCAGGCACATCCTGGCCGGTATGTGAGCCCAAAAACTGCAAACCATTTGTTTCACACAACTCCTTAAAAGCAACCGGTTCCATTCCGTAAAATTTACCTTCTCCATAACCCGCGGCTTCGACGAATTTGTAACCTATTTCGCCTACTCTTGCAACAGTACCTTCAACATCGGAATTCATAGCTTCGCGAACTGAATACAATTGTAAACCAATAAATTTACTATCTTCAGAACCCGACTGCTGGCACGAGAACATCGCCAGTGAAGAAAAGGCCAGAATACCAGCCATCACTAAATTTCTAAAAGACAATTTTCCAGATTTCATTTTTAAACAGATTTTCGTTTGATTATAGTTTCAAAATTAACTCTTTTTGTGAATAAGACATAAAGATAAAGTTTTTCAGCAAATCAATTTATCAATGTTCTACAGGAACTTTATTATAGTGAATTAGAAAAAAATAAAATATTACCTTTGCTTTCCGGTAAACATGCTTTTATGGATACTACTGAAATTCTAATTAAAATAAGGAAAATAGTACGTTCCATCAACTTGGAATCAAAAAAAATTCAAAAAGAATATGGCGTTAGTATTCCGCAAATTCTCAGTTTGAATTATTTAAATGAATCGGAAAATTACCAGACTACACAGGGAGATTTGCGCAAATTTTTACACCTGAATTCAAGTACAACAAGTGGAATCATCAACCGGCTTGAAAACAAAGGGTTGGTAGCCCGCTTGCCAAAATCGGGTGACAAAAGAGTCGTTACCATTGCACTCACTTCAAAAGGAGAAAAACTTTTAAAACAGATTCCTTCTCTCCTGCATTTACAGCTTTCAAATAAGTTGCAAACACTGGATGAGAACACACTGAAAAATGTGGAAGGTACCCTGGAACTGCTTGTTAATCTTCTGGAAATCGAACAAATTGAAGCCTCTCCAATGCTGACTATTGAAGATCACCTGGAAGAAAATACCTTAGACAGAATATAAAAAATTGTTTCTACAAAACATAATTGATTTAAATAATAAACTTCCTTCAAAACATAATACCCCTGCACATATACATATAAAACACTACAAAACAAATAGTTAATTCGAAAACAACAATAAAACACAGACTGTTTGTCTTTTGTCAGATCAAATATATTGAGTACTTTTGTTCGCACAGAAACAATCTTTATGGATATATTTAATGATATACAGCAAGAAATTGCAAAAAAAATTAAGCCGGACAGTAACATTTCAAATTGGAAAGACTGGAAATGGCAGCTAAAGAACTCAATTCAATCCATTGGAAAATTTGAACTTCTGACGGGTATAAACTTTTCAGAAGACGAAAAAGCAAGATTAAAAACAACGCTGGAACGTTTCCCCTTGTCGATAACGCCTTACTATCTTTCACTAATTGATAATAAAAACTATGAAAACGACCCGGTTTTCAAACAGGCCTTTGCAAGTGTTGATGAGCTAAACGTTTTAAAAACAGATTTAAAAGATCCCTTGTCGGAAGATAGTGACAGCCCGGTGGAAGGTATTACCCACCGCTATCCGGACAGGGTACTTTTCCATGTCAGCAATATTTGTTCTATGTATTGCCGGCACTGCACAAGGAAACGAAAAGTGGGTGACGTTGATTCAATCCCCAACAAACAACAACTTTTAAAAGGAATTGAATACATCAGAAACACACCTCAAATCAGGGATGTGCTGTTGTCTGGCGGCGACCCGTTTATGCTTTCTGACGATTACATTGATTGGTTGCTTTCGGAGATAACTGCAATTCCACATGTAGAAATTGTTCGCATAGGAACAAGAATGCCCGTAGTTTTGCCCTACAGAATTACAGACAACCTTGTAAAAGTGTTAAAAAAATACCATCCGTTATGGATAAATACACATTTTAATCATCCGAGAGAAATTACATCATCGTCAAAAGAAGCGCTGGCCAAACTGGCCGATGCCGGATTCCCGCTTGGAAACCAGTCGGTGTTGCTGGCCAATGTAAACGATTGCCCGCGAATAATGAAAAACCTTGTTCAAAAATTGGTACAAAACAGGGTTCGCCCGTATTACATGTATCAGTGTGATTTATCGGAAGGCTTGTCGCATTTCCGCACACCGGTCGGAAAAGGAATCGAAATTCTGGAAAGCCTCATCGGTCATACAACGGGATTTGCTGTTCCAACCTATGTTATTGATGCCCCTGGCGGCGGAGGGAAAATACCGGTAATGCCCAACTATATCATTTCCTGGTCGACAAATAAAGTGGTGCTTCGAAACTACGAAGGTATCATTACCACTTATAAAGAACCGGAAAAATATGAATCTAAATTTTGCGACCGTGATTGCGATAATTGTGATCTCGATTTACAACTTGATGAGGCAGACGAACAAAAAGCTTTAGGAATCGAACAGTTGTTGTCGGATGAAGACTCAACAATTTCATTGGTTCCGGATAATAATGAACGATATAACCGAAGGGAAGAAGATGCAGGATAAAATTGAAAAATTAGGAAAATCGACAATACACCACGGAAAATTTAATAACAGAATCTATTTAATGAAACTTCACCCTGAAAACGTGCCGGAGATTATCTCCGGTATGGAAGAACTGGCTGAAGAAAACGGGTACTCTAAAATATTTGCAAAAATACCACCTGAAGCGCTGCCCGATTTTATTTCAAATGACTTCTCGATTGAAGCTTTTGTTCCGCGGTTTTACAAAAACAAACAGGATTGTTTATTTGTATCGAAGTTTAAAGATGACAAACGAAAAAAAGTTCCAAAAAATGAGTTGAAAAATTTTCACGAACTTTTACACAACTCAGATTCAGGGAAATCAAAAAAGTTAAAATACAAACATTCATTAAAGTATAAACTCGAAAAATTAAGTCCGGAAGATATTCCTGCAATCACAGAAGTATTCTCAAGGGTTTTTGAGACCTATCCTTTTCCTGTTCATGATCCGAAATACATTTTAGAGACAATGGACGAAGGAGAAACGCAATATTTTGGTTTAAAAGAAGGTAGTAAACTAATTGGCGTTTCGACAGCTGAGGTTGATATAAGCAACAAAAATGCTGAAATGACCGACTTTGCCGTACTCCCGGAGTACCGGGGTCAAAACCTGGCGTTCAGGTTATTAACAAAAATGGAGCAGGAAATGAAATACAACAATATAAAAACCGTGTATACAATGGCACGGCTGAAAGCCCCCGGCATGAATAAAACTTTTCTGAAATCGGGATATCAGTTTACAGGAACGCTGCTGAATAATACCAATATTTCGGGAAACATTGAAAGTTTGAACATCTATTATAAACATTTATAATATGCACTTAGGAAAACTGTGTAAATATGCAGGAGAATGTCCGGTTTACCAGGATAAAATAGAAGATCTTGGCAAACCAATATTTTTGGTTCGGAATGTATTTTGCAATCGCGGAATAAAAGGCTGGAGCAATTGTAAAAGATTTAACGCACTCGAAGCCGGAGATCCTGTAAATGAAAACACAACACCATATAAAATTTGAAAAACGATAGTATAAGAATGACAAAAGTGAAAGACAAAACAGAACTGGAGATTATTGAATTCCTCGACGAAAATGGCCCAAGTTTTTTAGGAGAAGTAGTAAAAAATTTAAAGCTATCCTATTCTAAAGGATTAAAACATACCAACAAACTTCTTTCAAGAGGCATTATCAAACATTCTGATCCTCCATTACAATATGAACTAAATTCAGACGCAAAATAATTCAATGCACTGGATTGATTATTTAATTTTTGCCGTTTACCTGATTTTCATGCTGGGAATCGGGTTCTATTTTATGCGGAAGAACAATTCTGCCGACGACTATTTTGTTGGCGGCAGAAAAATGGGTTCCTTTCATATCGGATTATCAGTGGTTGCCACCGATGTTGGCGGAGGTTTTTCCATCGGGCTCGGCGGATTGGGGTTTGTTATGGGTTTATCAGGCACCTGGCTGCTTTTCACCGGGCTTATCGGTGCATGGCTAAGTGCAGTTTTATTAATTCCAAAAGTTTCAGAACTAGCTAAAATCCACAATTTTCTTTCGTTCCCTCAATTTCTAAAACAGTTGTATAACTGGAAAGTAGCTTTAATTGCCGGGATTATTTCGGCTATTGGCTACCTTGGCTTTACCAGTTCGCAGATTCTGGCCGGAGCAAAACTGGCATCTGCAACTTTTCCAAATATTTCGCTCGAAACTGCTCTCATTTTAATGGGTATAATAGCCGTTGTATATACATCAGTTGGTGGAATTAAAGCCGTAATTTACACCGATACTTTTCAATGGATTTTATTGATGGGAGGACTAATTTTTGTTGGAATTCCGGTATGTTATTTTGGTATTGGCGGTTACGACACTTTAAAGGAGACCTTGCCAGCCAGCTTTTTTAGCTTATCAGCAGTTTCGTGGCAACAAATTGTAAACTGGTTTATTACCATCGTCCCCATTTGGTTTATCGGGATGACACTCTACCAGAGAATCTATGCAGCCGGAGATAAAAAAACAGCGCAACGTGCCTGGTTTATTGCCGGTTTATTTGAATACCCCGTTATGGCATTCACCGGAGTAATTCTGGGTTTATTTGCCAAAGTTGCTTTTGAAAACGGCATTATCCACGCGGGAGCAAACGAGATATTGGATCCTGAAATGGGGCTTCCCATTTTGCTTCGAACCATTTTACCCGTTGGATTAACCGGGATAGTTTTATCGGCTTACTTTTCGGCAATTATGTCAACTGCCGACAGTTGCCTGATGGCTGCATCCGGAAACATTATTACCGACCTTTTGAACAGGCACAATTCAGCAAAAATAATGTCGCTTTCACAGATAACCACACTGGCAATCGGTACAGTAGCTCTTTTTATTGCCTGGAAAGTTCCCAATGTTTTGGAGCTAATGCTGCACTCCTACTCTTTTATGGTTTCAGGTTTATTTATTCCTGTATTGGTTGCAATCTTTATCAAAAACAGAAGTACCAAAGGCGCATTCTGGTCTATGATTACCGGAGGTGGCATTACACTTGCGCTGATAATCAGCCAAATTGAACTCCCTTTTGGACTGGATGCCAATATCTACGGAATTGCATTTGCCACTTGTGTTTATCTGTTTTTTCATCTTTTTGACAAAAGAGATGCAATTCCTCAAGTTTCACGTTAAACGAAAAGGTTATTTTTGTGCCAACTATTTTTGGAAATGAAAAACAAAGAATTTTTGGCATTTGCATCAGCTTTAGGCGCTGCATTTTTCTGGAGCTTCTCTTTTATCTGGTTTAAAATTGCCTACCAGGGATATAATCCGGTTACAGTGGTCATTTTCAGGCTGGCAATCTCAGCTCTTTTAATGAGCATTATCGCACTGGGGATGAAACGGATGCAAAAAATTTCGCGAAAAGATTTTCGTCTGTTTATTCTGATGTCGTTTTTTGAACCCTTCCTCTATTTTATAGGAGAGAGCTACGGACTAAAATACATTTCCTCCACCGTTGCTGCCGTAATTGTGGCAACCATCCCACTCATCACGCCGGTAGTGGCCTGGTATTTTTACCGCGAACGCGTAAAATGGATGAATGTTATTGGTCTTGTTTTTTCATTCCTTGGTGTTGGCCTGGTCGTACTAAACGGTTCATTTCAGTTTGAAGCATCGCCACTTGGCGTTGGACTTGAATTTATGGCAGTTTTAGCTGCGATTTCCTATTCCATCGTTTTACGAAACCTGGTTGGGCGCTACAACACGCTCACCATCATTGTCTGGCAAAATCTTATCGGCGTAGTTCTGTTTTTACCTGTCTGGCTGATATTTGAGTTTAACGATTTTGTAACCCGTCCCTTTCATACGGAAGCTTTTCGGGCGATTGTTTTTCTGGCTGTTTTTTCTTCGACACTGGCCTTTATATTTTTTACCCAAAGCATTCGAAAACTGGGTGTTAACCGGTCAAATACCTTTATAAACCTGATTCCGGTGTTTGTAGCTGTTCTCTCTGTTTTTATATTGAATGACAGTTTAAGTTTGCAACAAATCACAGGAATTGTAATCGTTGTGAGCGGACTATTTTTGGCGCAATTGAAAAGAAAAAAGAAAAAGGGAGTTTTTGAAACCATTGAAATTACAACACAGCGGAAAGGATAATCAAAAGTGAGCAGTTTGCAGTAACAAAAAAATGAGAAAGATAAAGTATAAAACACCGGAAGAACTAAAAATCCTTACGGATAAAAACAGGGCGGAAACACATGCTCTTATCAAGAAGCTCAAAAAGAAAAAGCCCAAAGAACTGGATGATTTTATACACGAACTGCACATCGACGCGTTTTCAGAATTTAGTTGTCTCGATTGTGCCAACTGTTGCAAAACAATTGGCCCTAGATTAACGGATAAAGACATCGACCGGCTGGCCAAGCACCTCAAAATGAAACCTTCTGAATTTCTGGAACAATATGTAAAAACCGATGAGGATAATGATTTTGTTTTCAGAGAACACCCCTGCCCTTTTCTGTTACCCGATAATTATTGTATGGTTTATGAAAACCGGCCAAAAGCATGCCGCGAATATCCACATACCGACCGAAAACATTTTTATCAAATATTAACCCTTTCTTTTAAAAACTGCGAAACCTGCCCGGTGGTTTATGAGATTTTTGAAGAGATGAAAACAAAAAAATGGTAGAAAACAAGGCAAACACCTTTGGATTTCTCTGCGTAATTTGTTTATTTTTATTTCACTAATTCAGATATAATGCTCAAAATAGAAATGTTTTTGTTTACCATCCTTTTGTTGGCATGGAACATCTCGTTTTCCCAATCTTCCAAAATAAGTTTTGAAACGATAAAAACATTTGAAACCAAAGAAGCGCATCAGGGCATTGCCGTGGATGCAAATTATTTTTATACTATAAACTCACGAGGCATTGGGAAATATGATAAAAACAGTGGTGAATTTATTTCTGAATGGACAGAAGATTCCAACCAAATCATTCATTTTGACGGAGGTGTGGTAATAAACGAAAAGCTTTATATTGCACATTCCAATTACCCCGGAATACCAATGACAAGTTCCATCGAGATTTTCAATAAAAATACACTGATCCATATTGAAACCCACAGCTTTGGAATCAGGTACGGCTCATGTACCTGGGCAGATTTTTATGATAACTTTTGGTGGGTATGTTTTGCGCATTACGACAAATTTGAAAGTGAAACAAATACAAATAGTAGCTGGACAACCCTGGTGAAATTTGACAAAAGCTGGAAGGAGAAAGAATCATGGATCTTCCCTGAAAATATACTTTCTGAATTTAA
This genomic interval carries:
- a CDS encoding sugar phosphate isomerase/epimerase family protein, producing the protein MKSGKLSFRNLVMAGILAFSSLAMFSCQQSGSEDSKFIGLQLYSVREAMNSDVEGTVARVGEIGYKFVEAAGYGEGKFYGMEPVAFKELCETNGLQFLGSHTGQDVPDSTNWESTMAWWDECIAAHKSAGVKWIVQPWMGGVGYESLDGLKRYCAYFDAVGEKCNAAGIRFGYHNHAKEFTTELEGKPVYDWMLELTDPEKVMFQLDLYWIIEGGKEPVDYFNTYAGRFELWHIKDKEEVGASGNIDFESIFAEKEKSGFKYGIVEVEEYNFEPIISCQKSVEWLNSQDYVKM
- a CDS encoding MarR family winged helix-turn-helix transcriptional regulator, which encodes MDTTEILIKIRKIVRSINLESKKIQKEYGVSIPQILSLNYLNESENYQTTQGDLRKFLHLNSSTTSGIINRLENKGLVARLPKSGDKRVVTIALTSKGEKLLKQIPSLLHLQLSNKLQTLDENTLKNVEGTLELLVNLLEIEQIEASPMLTIEDHLEENTLDRI
- the ablA gene encoding lysine 2,3-aminomutase, which produces MDIFNDIQQEIAKKIKPDSNISNWKDWKWQLKNSIQSIGKFELLTGINFSEDEKARLKTTLERFPLSITPYYLSLIDNKNYENDPVFKQAFASVDELNVLKTDLKDPLSEDSDSPVEGITHRYPDRVLFHVSNICSMYCRHCTRKRKVGDVDSIPNKQQLLKGIEYIRNTPQIRDVLLSGGDPFMLSDDYIDWLLSEITAIPHVEIVRIGTRMPVVLPYRITDNLVKVLKKYHPLWINTHFNHPREITSSSKEALAKLADAGFPLGNQSVLLANVNDCPRIMKNLVQKLVQNRVRPYYMYQCDLSEGLSHFRTPVGKGIEILESLIGHTTGFAVPTYVIDAPGGGGKIPVMPNYIISWSTNKVVLRNYEGIITTYKEPEKYESKFCDRDCDNCDLDLQLDEADEQKALGIEQLLSDEDSTISLVPDNNERYNRREEDAG
- the ablB gene encoding putative beta-lysine N-acetyltransferase gives rise to the protein MNDITEGKKMQDKIEKLGKSTIHHGKFNNRIYLMKLHPENVPEIISGMEELAEENGYSKIFAKIPPEALPDFISNDFSIEAFVPRFYKNKQDCLFVSKFKDDKRKKVPKNELKNFHELLHNSDSGKSKKLKYKHSLKYKLEKLSPEDIPAITEVFSRVFETYPFPVHDPKYILETMDEGETQYFGLKEGSKLIGVSTAEVDISNKNAEMTDFAVLPEYRGQNLAFRLLTKMEQEMKYNNIKTVYTMARLKAPGMNKTFLKSGYQFTGTLLNNTNISGNIESLNIYYKHL
- a CDS encoding sodium:solute symporter family protein, whose protein sequence is MHWIDYLIFAVYLIFMLGIGFYFMRKNNSADDYFVGGRKMGSFHIGLSVVATDVGGGFSIGLGGLGFVMGLSGTWLLFTGLIGAWLSAVLLIPKVSELAKIHNFLSFPQFLKQLYNWKVALIAGIISAIGYLGFTSSQILAGAKLASATFPNISLETALILMGIIAVVYTSVGGIKAVIYTDTFQWILLMGGLIFVGIPVCYFGIGGYDTLKETLPASFFSLSAVSWQQIVNWFITIVPIWFIGMTLYQRIYAAGDKKTAQRAWFIAGLFEYPVMAFTGVILGLFAKVAFENGIIHAGANEILDPEMGLPILLRTILPVGLTGIVLSAYFSAIMSTADSCLMAASGNIITDLLNRHNSAKIMSLSQITTLAIGTVALFIAWKVPNVLELMLHSYSFMVSGLFIPVLVAIFIKNRSTKGAFWSMITGGGITLALIISQIELPFGLDANIYGIAFATCVYLFFHLFDKRDAIPQVSR
- a CDS encoding DMT family transporter; the protein is MKNKEFLAFASALGAAFFWSFSFIWFKIAYQGYNPVTVVIFRLAISALLMSIIALGMKRMQKISRKDFRLFILMSFFEPFLYFIGESYGLKYISSTVAAVIVATIPLITPVVAWYFYRERVKWMNVIGLVFSFLGVGLVVLNGSFQFEASPLGVGLEFMAVLAAISYSIVLRNLVGRYNTLTIIVWQNLIGVVLFLPVWLIFEFNDFVTRPFHTEAFRAIVFLAVFSSTLAFIFFTQSIRKLGVNRSNTFINLIPVFVAVLSVFILNDSLSLQQITGIVIVVSGLFLAQLKRKKKKGVFETIEITTQRKG
- a CDS encoding YkgJ family cysteine cluster protein produces the protein MRKIKYKTPEELKILTDKNRAETHALIKKLKKKKPKELDDFIHELHIDAFSEFSCLDCANCCKTIGPRLTDKDIDRLAKHLKMKPSEFLEQYVKTDEDNDFVFREHPCPFLLPDNYCMVYENRPKACREYPHTDRKHFYQILTLSFKNCETCPVVYEIFEEMKTKKW